Proteins found in one Anabas testudineus chromosome 1, fAnaTes1.2, whole genome shotgun sequence genomic segment:
- the LOC113162591 gene encoding sperm acrosome-associated protein 5-like — protein MKVLVVFVLAVLGCSLAEGVIVAKCDLRNQLKTATSQLTVSGRRRVLSGDDLVARFVCHAEKSSGFNTSAVKELAAGQEDHEHRGKGLPHSWEERHNGTFLASPPEPWMLYGIFQLGSRIACDDSVHTTDNICGIPCSNLLDDDISDDISCLVKFFTSGVSGSTGPSGSGGPSGPGSPSGPGGPSGSGGPSGPGAPSSDFIRNLMKMLHLIFDRDCRRIKATDYFVGCPAPPN, from the exons ATGAAGGTACTTGTGGTGTTTGTGCTGGCGGTGCTGGGCTGCAGTCTGGCTGAAGGGGTGATTGTGGCGAAATGTGACCTAAGGAACCAGCTGAAAACTGCAACCAGCCAGCTGACTGTGTCAGGAAGACGCAGGGTCCTGAGCGGGGACGACTTAGTGGCCAGGT TTGTGTGTCACGCGGAGAAGTCATCAGGTTTTAACACCAGTGCAGTAAAAGAGCTGGCTGCCGGGCAGGAAGACCATGAGCACCGTGGCAAGGGCCTCCCCCATTCTTGGGAGGAACGACACAATGGAACTTTTTTGGCTTCTCCTCCAGAGCCGTGGATGCTCTATGGTATTTTCCAGCTGGGCAGCCGGATTGCCTGCGACGACAGCGTACACACGACAGACAACATCTGTGGAATACCCTGCAGCA ATTTGCTTGACGATGACATCAGTGACGACATCAGTTGCCTGGTGAAATTCTTCACCAGTGG TGTCAGTGGCTCCACCGGCCCCAGTGGCTCAGGCGGCCCCAGTGGCCCAGGCAGCCCCAGTGGCCCAGGCGGCCCCAGTGGCTCAGGCGGCCCCAGTGGCCCAGGTGCCCCCAGTTCAGACTTCATTCGGAATTTGATGAAAAT gCTCCATCTCATCTTTGACAGAGACTGCAGAAGAATCAAAGCCACAGACTACTTTGTCGGATGCCCAGCACCACCAAACTAG
- the LOC113162252 gene encoding uncharacterized protein LOC113162252, which produces MGVQIWKDQGVVVTDNSWKMKMKILAAFLLAVLGWSFTEGRIVSKCELRDQLKNATANLTMPNGLTVDNVVATIVCQAEQASHLNTSAENQQKSHENEGGRSGERKNHRRWRRHDNQPSSSTHPPPKNCTSGVCQEGLPSGLNTTAENHQESSENEDSSSEENDERRNHRRWRRHDNQPSSSTHPPPQNCTSGVCQEGLPSGLNTTAENHQESSENEDSSSEENDERRNHRRWRRHDNRHPSSKKPSTHTIPAQNCVLYGIFQLSSCQACNNSITPTANVCGISCSNLLDDDIQDDINCLLKILATHGDHDRLGTELEDSEERIWKDGKCEDVKATVYFSGVQC; this is translated from the exons ATGGGGGTGCAGATCTGGAAGGACCAAGGAGTAGT AGTCACAGACAATAGctggaagatgaagatgaagatacTTGCTGCGTTTCTGCTGGCTGTACTGGGCTGGAGTTTCACTGAGGGAAGGATTGTGTCAAAATGTGAGTTGAGGGACCAGCTGAAAAATGCAACTGCCAACTTGACTATGCCGAATGGACTGACTGTGGACAACGTTGTGGCTACGA TCGTCTGTCAGGCGGAGCAGGCATCACATTTGAACACCAGCGCTGAGAATCAACAAAAAAGCCATGAAAATGAAGGGGGTCGCAGTGGAGAAAGGAAGAACCATCGTCGATGGCGACGCCATGACAATCAACCTTCATCATCAACCCACCCTCCTCCAAAGAACTGCACCTCAGGTGTCTGTCAGGAGGGGCTGCCATCAGGGTTGAACACCACTGCTGAGAACCACCAAGAAAGTTCTGAAAAtgaagacagcagcagtgaagagAACGATGAGAGGAGGAACCATCGTCGATGGCGACGTCATGACAATCAACCTTCATCATCAACCCACCCTCCTCCACAGAACTGCACCTCAGGTGTCTGTCAGGAGGGGCTGCCATCAGGGTTGAACACCACTGCTGAGAACCACCAAGAAAGTTCTGAAAAtgaagacagcagcagtgaagagAACGATGAAAGGAGGAACCATCGTCGATGGCGACGCCACGACAACAGGCATCCATCATCAAAGAAGCCTTCAACACACACTATTCCTGCACAGAACTGCGTACTGTACGGCATTTTCCAGCTCAGCAGTTGCCAGGCTTGCAACAACAGCATAACTCCAACAGCCAATGTCTGTGGAATATCCTGTAGCA ACTTGCTCGATGACGACATTCAGGATGACATCAACTGTCTGCTGAAGATCCTGGCCACGCATGG TGACCATGACCGTCTGGGGACAGAACTGGAGGACTCAGAAGAAAG AATCTGGAAAGACGGAAAGTGTGAAGATGTAAAAGCCACTGTGTACTTCAGTGGTGTTCAATGTTGA
- the LOC113161328 gene encoding uncharacterized protein LOC113161328 has protein sequence MKILMGFLLAALGCSLTEGRLVPECELWGELKNATVNQTLTGNNLVAKLVCQAGLASGSNTSVVTQPIAKEVSHSKEQADDHPGKEDNRGRDKGRHHNSRVSNHRVRRNDKQRSLQTRANCTSGVSQEGLTSGLNTSAENHQEDHRKKDNHNDGRSGRPRGRRHDRKPSSPTQSDPKNCVLYGIFQLSSCQACNDGITPTANVCGISCSNLLDDDISDDISCLLKILGDLSDDHAGSKRREEEGLLRTISDKCEHEQDSVYIAKC, from the exons ATGAAGATACTCATGGGGTTTCTGCTGGCAGCGCTGGGCTGCAGTCTGACTGAAGGGAGGCTGGTGCCAGAATGTGAACTGTGGGGTGAGCTGAAAAATGCAACTGTTAACCAGACACTGACTGGAAACAACTTAGTGGCCAAAC TTGTCTGTCAGGCAGGGCTGGCTTCAGGTTCGAACACCAGTGTTGTGACGCAGCCGATTGCGAAGGAAGTCAGTCACAGCAAAGAGCAGGCCGATGATCATCCTGGAAAGGAAGACAATCGTGGTAGAGATAAAGGCAGGCATCACAACTCAAGGGTGTCCAATCATCGAGTACGACGAAATGACAAACAGCGTTCATTGCAAACACGTGCAAACTGCACTTCAGGTGTCTCTCAGGAGGGACTGACATCAGGTTTGAACACCAGTGCTGAGAACCACCAAGAAgaccacagaaagaaagacaatcACAATGACGGGAGGAGTGGCCGTCCTCGAGGACGACGCCATGACAGGAAACCTTCATCGCCAACCCAGTCTGATCCAAAGAACTGCGTACTGTACGGCATTTTCCAGCTCAGCAGCTGCCAGGCCTGCAACGACGGCATAACTCCAACAGCCAATGTCTGTGGAATATCCTGCAGCA atctGCTTGATGATGACATCAGTGATGACATCAGTTGCCTGCTGAAGATCCTTGGCGATCTTAG TGACGATCACGCTGGGTCAAAAcgcagagaggaagaaggact GCTCAGGACAATCTCAGACAAGTGTGAACATGAACAAGACTCTGTTTACATCGCTAAATGCTGA
- the LOC113161329 gene encoding lysozyme C-like yields the protein MKIYAAFLLAVLGCSLAEGQLLSKCQLRNELQVAVGNLTAIGASLGLSVDDLLAKLVCNAELGSGLNIGTIKNLILKEVDGIKNCKLLGIFQLSSCLVCNDGLNLSENLCGIPCINLLDDNLLDDISCLVKTLPSVGGQAVLGLGGLLGSVLNDVCGAVQASLYFAGCA from the exons ATGAAGATATATGCTGCGTTTCTGCTGGCAGTGCTGGGCTGCAGCCTGGCTGAAGGACAGCTGTTGTCCAAATGTCAACTGAGGAACGAGCTGCAAGTTGCTGTCGGTAACCTGACGGCAATTGGAGCTTCACTTGGACTGAGTGTGGACGACTTATTGGCAAAAC TTGTGTGTAATGCAGAGCTGGGATCAGGGTTGAACATCGGGACCATAAAGAACCTGATCCTGAAGGAGGTAGATGGGATAAAGAACTGCAAGCTGTTGGGCATTTTCCAGCTCAGCAGCTGCCTGGTCTGCAATGACGGCCTAAATCTGTCGGAGAACCTCTGTGGCATTCCCTGCATCA ACTTGCTTGATGACAACTTATTGGATGACATCAGTTGCCTGGTGAAGACCCTGCCCAGCGTTGG TGGCCAGGCTGTGCTGGGGTTAGGAGGCCT GCTCGGGTCAGTCTTGAACGATGTGTGTGGAGCTGTACAAGCCTCTCTGTACTTTGCTGGATGTGCATAA